In Rhinolophus ferrumequinum isolate MPI-CBG mRhiFer1 chromosome 8, mRhiFer1_v1.p, whole genome shotgun sequence, the DNA window cccaaCTATAGTCATATTTGTGGAGAGCAGGTCATGTTACTAAGCACTGTCTCAGTACCCACgtctttatgtttaaaaattggatttcttAGGAGACGGATGGAATCATCAAATGTAATAATCATCAAAGGTAGGGGAAACCCAACTTTCTTTTAGTCTCCCAGTACAATGGCCCAAATCACCACAGCTGTTGCCAGGTGCCTAGCTCACAAAGACTGGccaagatatttttttattgtgagaaAAACCTAAGAGAACTGGATTGTGTTGCCAAGGAAACCGCCTTCCCTAGAGATGGGAAGAATAGATGGGCATCTATCCTGTCGGGCATGCCTGAGTGACAGTCCTCCCTGGAGGTAGATGGATGAGCCAGATGACCTCTGGAAATCTCTTCTGGTCTCAGgactataaaatttaaagaatacagAAGAATTTCAAACTTTCCATTATTCACACACAGTTGGCTATTATGAgtatctttgaaaagatgaaactAGTCTGAGATAACAGTTTGGCATGCCTAGTGCCTAATGAATCAAGATTCAGATAGGAACCTTTGACAGTAGATCGTACTGTTTGATTGTACTACAAAGGAAATGACTTTGCCAACTACTTAAATTGAAAGTTGTCAAGTTCAGATATCATTTAGGCATCATTAAGCCACACACACGGATCAacactaaataaataagtaaataaaaatgaaaacaaacaaataaaaaattaacctCAGGCAATTTATTTCTTAGGGTTAGATATTTAGGTTTCTCTTCTTTGAGAATtcatatttggattttatttcatctctttcatgtttaagtaaaatttcaaaatggtaTATAgatctttgaatttgttttaaaggGAGTTGGCTTTATTTATGGCTAAGGTGGCAAGTTTGGTGACCAACATAAAAAGGAAGAGCCAAACAAAATTGGATAAATTGCACTATAAAGTTAGAAATTTCAacctcatttttaaatcaggagGCCAGACCCCGGACAAGGGGGTTTCTGGTCTTATCCGGAGTGGCAGTAGGACTTGATAAAGATCTCTGGTGATAGAAGCAcctagataatttttaaagagatattttCTAAATCAACTTCCTTTCAAATACTcattaataaataacttttaagaTACTCGTAAGCCAGGTAAAACtatagggagaaaaacaaaagagggaTATTTACCAAAGAAGCCATTTCAAAATTGTAACTGAAACCGTTCAATCAGGTCACATAAATTAACTTAGACAAAGGTGACTAATTTCTATCATAAATTTGCCTTCTCCTAAATCCTTCTAGTTAATATAcattatcttgaaaatatttaaatggccTCAACCATGTCACTAAAATGAGTTATTGAACTGACCTATCACCATAGTAATGAGTAATGCAGAGAAAGGAATGGCATCATTTAGCTTGTTGAATCTAAATATTATCCCAAATAAAGCCTAGCATATTCCTTTGAAAGTTCAGTTCTGCCAGAAACTTTTATGAGATGTAATAAAATGACATACTAGAGTTGGCTTTGCTTGaattataaacaaatgtaaagtataaaataaagaacaattacCCTGTATAGTGATATATTTACCACCAGTGAAAGTAGCCAGCATGacttaaatctttaaaatcatcTCATTTTCCATGAATGTATAACAAGTACCTGTATTTACTAAAATTGCAGGCTATACGTTAATTAGATTATAAAAATTGCATATAAAAAATGAACTGGTTTAGGCTTTGAATCTGGTTGTATATACCTTCCTGCTTCCCATCAATCTGAGTCACCACTGTCAGGATACAAAACCCGAGGCATAACGTTTACCACCCAGACAGCATAGAGTTAAACTAACCCCAGGACGGCTCACGAGGTAAAACCCAGCTCACAGTGAGCATTTGCGTTTGAATTTCTggtaagaaaggggaaaaaaaaacaacctgcaCTGGTTAGGAAGGGAGTCTCATGGTCTAGGTTGAAAGTTACAAAAGGAGTTAAAGTAAAACTTACAAGTGACTACTTTAAAGTCACATTGAATACAGATTTGGAAGGTAAAATATTAAAGACCTCTCTTATTTCCATATTCGTCACTTTTGACAAGTCTATCAGTCATTTTGATATAGAATGTGTTTACATCTTACAAAGTTTCTTTAGCATGTTGTAGCTCTGTGTTTATTGTTAAAGCATCAAATGACTTTTAGACATTTAAGACGTAAGTGATGCGGATGAGGAGCAGAAGAGGGTGAGTGACACCAAGGCTGTGAGTGTTCACATGGTAACTGCCCCTTCTAGGTTTCAGGCTGTCATTTGCGAATCTAGTTGTCTagtataacaaaattatttttcagtctgCTGAAACTGTATGGTTTTGAGGAGACACCACCACTGATTAAGCTTATATTCCACCCTCACCTCTCCCTGGCACTTTCATCATTCTAGTGTGGTTTCAAGTTGCAGATATTAGTTAAATTCAGTCAATTACATTATTTAATGCTACAGAAAATGTCTGATGAGCTGTGCTATTTGTGCAAAGCTGTGGTATTTGGCTTAAGCATTAAAGTTACTCTAGCACAAGTTAGCAGGTCTCAGAAAGAATAACAATCAGTAGTTGCAAATTTGTGTTAGAACTAAGATTAAGGTTTTAAACTTTTGTCGTTGGTTGTGCTAAGCAAGGATCTATAGAGTTCCAGTTTCAACTGACACTCAAGTCTTGCCTTTGAAAGCAATGACGGGGCTTCCCATTTAAAGCTGGTATTTTATCCCGACTACAATGGCACTGTAAACTCTGCAAGAGAgagttttaaagagaaagattaaGTCATATTTGGAGAAATGGAAGGCTTTGTGGCACCTTTTAAATAGGCAGTCTCTGTTTGACTTCTGGAGGTCAATTTTCCCACCTGGTAATCTGATGGTTTGTAACTCCAGCTAAACGAGAAGGAGCGGAATGACCTCCCTGTTTTGGCTGCAGGGTAGTGCCTTTGAAAACAGGAACCAGGGTTTTGCTATTTTGATAGGCTGTTTATAAACAGAAGAGTGGTTGAGTTCCACATTGTTGTTTTAAAGGTTTCCTGAAATGTTTCTTGGGTATGCGTGAATCAGTCCGCCTCTGAAACTGACTGCTAGGAGCTTGCTAGTATACATTGAGCAGTACCTTTTTATACAGGTCTCACACTGAAGAAGCAATTAGCTGAAAATCTCTTTCTCATTCAATTCGGTTATTCTAGCTAAGTCcagatttaattaataaatttcagATGGTGGCAGAGGAAAGGAGGATCTAGTCTAGAGAATCACACTCTTTTAGGAAAAAGAAGTATCCTTTTAGTTATGGTTTGCATGTAATTAGACAAGAATTGATGTCACTTTTTCGAATATCCCTTtataaaatcacaaattaaaaggattataatGAAACTTGATTATTTCACGCCACTTTTTATCATCATAATCCCTTAGATATGCAATGTTTCCCCCCCTTTTTACCACCTAGGACAGTTCCTGTAACATTGTGGGTGttctataaacatttgttgaaagaattgATACTTAATACATTCTGAATATCAAGATCAAAGGGTTATAAACTTGTATGACAATCAGAAGTTTAATCGAAGAACCAGCGATTTAtcaatttataggaaataaattatattttcctgtttaatGATAACCAAATTAGAATTTTGCCCAGAAGTCATCTATTAGAGTATAAAGTTTTAAAGAATACAATCACTTAGAATCTCTTTGCTTCTTTATTAATTTGTGGCCTGTGTTTCTGTaactcagtttttctttcttttttttggggggggggcactaTTGTTGAGTCACGTATGATTGTGAATATTTTATCACTAATAAATActaatttcacattttatatgtgGCTGACAATAGGGAAGATAAAGTTTCATCACAAACAAAAGACTGCCTTTCaaaaagtaattatatatataaaaaagtaactatataatttaattaaccaaAAGACATGAGACAATCATTTTACTTATGTCTTAATAATCAATGATCAAGCGATGGGGGGAAAAGCCTTAAGTAAATCTCTTTCATGGACTCTTTCTCCCAAAGGAATGACAAAGGAAATGCAAGCTGCTCTATCCACTTGACTTGCAAATCAATTTGGCCTGGATTATAACTGGGAATTAAGGTCCAGTAAAAGGTAGAGGACTGATGCTAAAACAACAGGGACCAACTAGGAAGCTTTGCTATTGACAGTGAATGACTAAAAAGCTGTGTGTCAAAAAAGGCTATAATTTGGTTAGATATACTTACTATGGGGGCAATGCAACAGCTGCAGGTCAGGTTATTGTGTCTTGGTATAAAGATTGTGTCTCAACTGGCTGCATCTAGCTTGatccccattttaaaaagcttagaaAAGCTACAGCAAGCGCTTTCCTGGCATGTGGGCAGTTTTTGTTGAATACAAGGGctattaaagggggaaaaaaagatcagaTGGACCACTGTGCTCTCTCAGCTTTTCTGGGAAAGGAAGTAACAATGAAATGATTCTATCATTAGTATTATTTGCAACTTTGACTCAATATTTTCaaactgtatctttaaaaattatgctcttttttcagacatttttagATCATAAAACCCAACCAGATTTTAGGGTGAGAAAAATTCAgtacaaaataatgtattgaATTTTGGCCACTGCCTATAATTTGTCATTACCTACTGTGTGGTATCCATCtattgtttgtgtatgtgtgtgtgtgtctgtgtggtatATGAGGGTGTTTTAATAGGTAATCTGTGTATGTAATTTATGAGAAATGTTTAGGGGTTAGGTTATGTATATGAAAATTTGGAATGGAAGTTGTCATGGTTGGAAGGTTAATCCTTCTGTGTAACAATGATTATCAACTCCAATTGAACAGATAGGGGgataagctgtgtgtgtgtgtgtgtgtgtgtgtgtgtgtttgtgtgtgtgtgtgtgcatttgccTATTTCTAGCTTGAGCATCCTTTTGGAAATGAAGCCACAAAACAGAGACCGGCCAAACATAAACAAGTAGGTGACAGCCTTTTTGggaaaatcaagctgaactgaattACAAATCTGTCCTTTCAGAAACTGGACTTACATCCTACTCTTCAACTCTGCCCCAGCCAGAGTCACCTCTTCCCCATTCTGCCATACTGTGTTACAAGAATAAGCTGAGTGTTTCACAGGTAAATACTTCAAGGGTTTGTAATGATCCAGGACACAGGGCACACATGATTCTTTCATGTGCTTGAATGAAGGAACAATAGACTCTTGTCATATTTCTCTTTGGGCCTGTGCTCTTTAGAGTGTATTGGTAGGGGAAAATAATTTGGAGATCACGAATTAAAAACTGTAACTTTGTAGACAACAGAGGATATACTACCAGGATTTGAGCAAAACCCCAATCTGATTAGCCCAAAGAACTCATCATTAAAAAGGAACATCCCCACCCTCATTACTGCTACCTCCATAAGGGCAAACCCAAAGCTCCTTTCATGTTAATATTAATGATTATAAATTTGGCCCAGTGGTGGGGTAGAAAAGGGGTAGGAACCAACCGTATCATCAAAGAGCTGCCAAGTAAACACATTTTTCCCAAATCAAGTTTTAGTGGAAACTTTTCCATTGGAGGACTTAGGTCAAAATTTTTTATgctcaattaaataaaatagtattttttttaaggaattggaatctatgatatatttatatccaTATTTCTAAACATCCAAgtctaaaagacaaaaaataagtaGCGAGGCAATCACTGAATAGCAAGGCATGTACACATTTCAAAGAGGCATAAAATGTGAAATGATATAACAATAgaagttcaaaaatatgaaacagattTAGCATAGTCATATTGCATTGAAAAAGGAAGGTAAAACACACTATTTAGTCACCTAAATTAATTTACAAGAAAATGGGATCTTAGAAGTCCTCCGATGAACCAAGTGCAGATAACCTAAAGGTGGGGAGtgcatgttttatttctatcTGTCCCCTTGAACAAGAGAACGTGAGGTAATTAGAAAGCATTCAATGCATTCTGGACTGTTCTGCTAATTGTCCCAGGCAAGAGAAATCAAAATGCTTCAAAAAGTAAGGCCTAGTTGAGTATTTGGGTGGAGGCCCTCCCTTCCATCAGCTAGTCACTAAATGAAAATCTCGTTACACACTCATTATGTAGAGATGGATTGATCACGCTGTGGAAAAGGCTGGTTGCTGAGGATGGGTCTCTTCCATGTTCCTCAGCCTCCTCTGTTTTTACTGAGTTAGGTCTTGAGAGTGACAAAGGAAAACAGGtcatttttccttcataaagTATCATTGGATGATTCCtctatattaattatatgaaCCTCATAATAGTTAcagattaacaaaaattaaaatttttcatctcaAAGAGTTCTCAGTCCCCACCCCTCACCAGGTACCATGAAGGGGCACTAAAGTGCATTTTGATGTAGGGGAGTAGAGTTTAAAGGTGCTGTCCAAGCTAAGAACCAAGATGatgctgtttaaaaaagaaaggcaattcCTTCTACCTCCATCTCTGGAGTCAACTGAGGGAGGGCAATGAACTAGACCCTCACCAGAGGATTGTCCTAACTCTTAACTTTAGAGAAAACTGTGTAAGGACCTGCACATATAGACTCATTTATTTGTCCAAAATAGCAAAAATAGGCCTATTTCACCCTttagaaagtatttgcaaatctgATCAGTCATGATCATAAAAACATGAACGGATTCCAGATGCAATCCATGTGGGCATGCTCGGTGGTACTAACTATGCATCTTCAGCTTAAAAGAACATGCTGCTGTTCATTTTCATCAAAACATAACTTCTAACtaccataaataaaatacacatggaACAATTAAATCTTTTTCTTACAATAGttacttttacattaaaaagccaccatcatcttcaGATATATCGAAAAGTAGGACTCTAAATCTTATTATTTCCCAGTCTTAGTTTATAATCTTGCACAGGCCCGATAATCCAAAACTTGGAGTTCTGATCTACACAGCTTGGCAGGTTTCACACAGTTTGACAGGTAGGCAATTGTGagatatgctttttaaaattagcattttctATCAAAACAGTCggaaatcttttaaaatcctCATAAAGACTGTATTTGTGCAGTGCCACAGTCATGTAgctacaaaggagaaaacaaaatacagtctGGAAGATTCACTACAGTCCAAGTTTTCTTGGTGGTCAGTTTAAACCACCATGAGCCCAGGAAATCCAATTACATACAGTGCGTTAAATAGGAGAAGAGTTGGTCCTAGAATAACTTAAGCTACTAGACAGGGACGGTCTCAACCACGGGTGATTTGATGCACTCTTCATGCAATCTGCTCTTTTCTGCAAGGCTCAAAGAATTTTCAGCAGGATGCTCTGAAATGTGACTGTCACCATTCAAGGTAGAGACAAACCCTTCCTGGGAGGGGCCTTTCAAGTATGAGTGAAATTCCATTGGAGGATGATTGGACCTGTGCTCGGGATATAAGCTATTGCAGGGCACACCGCTGTCATTTTCCGAAGAGGAGCAGCAAACGATGACAGAGGGGTTGGCAGCGGGGTAGTGGGAGGTGCCGTAGGCCTCTTCCGCTTGTCGGGCATAGTCCACGAATTGCTCCGGGGTCATGGTGTAAGGCACCAGCGAGAGGGTACCGTTTTTGACAGTATCTCTTTCAGAATAGTTCTCAGAGATCTGGCTAGGAGTTCCTGGAATGTGGCTATCTATTTGGTAATACAGAGTTGAAGAGTTGGTATAGAAAGAAGCATTTTTCGCGTGGCTTTCATGAACGGCGGTGCCATCAGAGTAACAAAGGACGGAAGGAAGAGGAACAACTTCGGCGTGGGTGGTACCCAAACCTTCCACAAAACTGTCCCCTTTCTCGTCATCAtcctcctcgtcttcctcctcctcgtcttcctcctcctcctcctcctcatctgaCTCACTAGGCGCCAAGCTTTGGGTGCTAGAGTCAGTGACTCCACTGCAGAAGCTGCTTCcgtcctcttcttcctcctcgtcctcctcctcttcctcaccttGGCAATCTAACTCCTCAGCTGACTGCAGGTGCAGCACTGCAGCCTGGGGATCAGTGTCAATCTCAAAACTGTCTGCGATGGAATATTCTACGGAGTGAGAGGCAGGGCCCACGGAGCTGCTGTGAGCGCTCATCTCCCCATGGCAGCCGTTCAGGGTGGGGAGTTGCTGCTCTCGGTTTTTCTCCAATTCAAGTTTCATTATTGTGTGCAAAAAGTGAGTCCGGACACGGATAGGATTGAATTCAATTCTACCGGCTGTGTTACTACATCCTTCTTTCGTGCAGCCACATGGGAAAGACATTCGATCCACCTTGGAAGGAAGAACACAGATTAGCCCTGTGGAACTCTTAGAAACCCAATAAAAATCCTGTACCTTTTAGCAACCCCTTTGAATCTGGGATTACTTCATTCCGCTTATGCCTGAACAAATGACAGTCAAACTGCAAATAGACGTGAAAAGGGAAAGTGAAGGCTTTTAAAACATAAGACTCAACCTAGTTTGAAAACTTatagtcaaaataaaaatgaattacagtATTATACTAAAATTACAATGTATATTTTTAGTTTGCTGACCCCTCCTGtgctttctttactttcttcctcCATTCTCCATCCCACTAATTTTGCTCCGTTTTTAATGCTTCTGTCCTTTCGCCAAGTTCCCTTTCCTTCTGCTGCATGCCAGCTCACATGCCCAATTTTAAACAAACTTAATAATGCTCTCCTCGCCACTTGctatttttaatctaaattatGACATATCCCGTATTAGccatgtcctttttttctttgcttattataAAATGAACTTCTCTGCTCGAGGTGTCCAGATGGACACCACTTAGTACTGTGCAGCCTGATAATGTGCTCTCATCGGGttaccttttcattattttggatCCTTGGGACATGGTGCGTGCATGTGTCTGGCAGGTCTGTGACGGGCATGCACATGCATGACTATGGCTGGGTGGACTCATGTGTTTAGATCCtggcttccttcttctccttcctacTCCATCAGACTACAAGCTTCTCGAAGAAAGGGGATGATCATTTTAATCCATATCCTCACATTATTCAAGTGATTGGATTCTCTAGATAGAGAAGTGGGGTTCAGCAAGGGTCATAGCAGTGAGCGCTGCACTCAAGTGATTCGTGCAGTTCTGGGCAATCCAAGGGTACTCCTAAGATATTTGTTAATTGTCCCAGATCGCACCAATTAACCTGTAAGCAGACCAGAGCACAGAGAACCAGAAAGAACTCGAACTCCCCTTATTCGAGCATGGGGAATTTCCTATGCTACAGGGAAGGCACACTGTAGCACAATCATCCCGGTCCCAACAGAAAGTAGTAGCCGGTGTTATAAGCAGAGTCCAGAGCTGTTTTCTTATTCCTTAATCCCTTTTCTGTGAATCCGGCTGTTCAGCTGATGAGAACTGTCCTCTCCTGTCTGCCGAGCTACTCTCCTTATTAAAAAAGCCAAGTTTCCGCATAGAATAATGACACTTAACTAATCGTGAAGCACCAATGATACTACAGATAGATTAAGACCTGAGAATAATCTAGTCCAGGGGgttgataaactttttttttttttttttttttttttttttggtaaagggctagaaagtaaatattttaggctttatgagCCATATCGTCTCTGTGTAACTGCTTCACCCTACTGTGGAAGCATGAAAGACACAGcacataaacaaacaagcaaacaaaaacatgagCATGCTTCcataaaacttgatttacaaaaacaagtgacaggccagatttggcctgtgcCTTATAGTTTGCCAAGGTCTGCTCTAGCTCAGCCCTTTCATTTTagacatggggaaactgagaccaggACGTTTACCTTACTTGCCAATTTCTCGCAAAAAGAGGAGCCAGGAGTAGAACTCAGATTTATGTCCCAGTCTAGTAATTTTCCACTAGCGCATACCCCCTCTAACTCATCACCATCTTATACCCCATGGACGAATCAGAAAATACGAACTCAAATGTTAGGGATGTGACGATGTGCCTGAATGCTTGTAAAAAGCCAAAAGAAGCTCGTATACTAAATGAATCCAAGAGGAATAATTTCGATTGATTCGGCTATAGCTTGGGTTGCCTTTCACATTATATCTTATATGTATGAGCATATTATATACACCCATAAATGTCCCTGAATGAGTACTTCTCTTTTCTTGAATCATGTGTCGTGCTTTGCCCCAAGGTTTCTTCTCCGTGTGGGAAACTTCATTATGTGTAACATGACTGCCTCTTTAGGGGGTGTATAATATCTTGTCTTTGGAGTCCCTGAAATCCACATTCTTACCTGACACTTAATGCCCGCCAGGCTGCAGGTACATGTTTCTGGATCACAGAACACACGGCAGTCACAGCCGCAGTCCTCTCGCGACAGGCGGATGGCTCGCAGCTCATGCTTTTCTTCCACGTCAATCTTTTTCACTCCAGAGGCCCGCAGCAGTGCTCTCCGTTT includes these proteins:
- the CSRNP3 gene encoding cysteine/serine-rich nuclear protein 3 isoform X2, encoding MSGILKRKFEEVDGSSPCSSVRESDDEVSSSESADSGDSVNPSTSNHFPPSSILKREKRLRTKNVHFSCVTVYYFTRRQGFTSVPSQGGSTLGMSSRHNSVRQYTLGEFAREQERLHQEMLREHLREEKLNSLKLKMTKNGTVESEEASTLTVDDISDDDIDLDNTEVDEYFFLQPLPTKKRRALLRASGVKKIDVEEKHELRAIRLSREDCGCDCRVFCDPETCTCSLAGIKCQVDRMSFPCGCTKEGCSNTAGRIEFNPIRVRTHFLHTIMKLELEKNREQQLPTLNGCHGEMSAHSSSVGPASHSVEYSIADSFEIDTDPQAAVLHLQSAEELDCQGEEEEEDEEEEEDGSSFCSGVTDSSTQSLAPSESDEEEEEEEDEEEEDEEDDDEKGDSFVEGLGTTHAEVVPLPSVLCYSDGTAVHESHAKNASFYTNSSTLYYQIDSHIPGTPSQISENYSERDTVKNGTLSLVPYTMTPEQFVDYARQAEEAYGTSHYPAANPSVIVCCSSSENDSGVPCNSLYPEHRSNHPPMEFHSYLKGPSQEGFVSTLNGDSHISEHPAENSLSLAEKSRLHEECIKSPVVETVPV
- the CSRNP3 gene encoding cysteine/serine-rich nuclear protein 3 isoform X1, whose amino-acid sequence is MRSQGTCDSAAAMSGILKRKFEEVDGSSPCSSVRESDDEVSSSESADSGDSVNPSTSNHFPPSSILKREKRLRTKNVHFSCVTVYYFTRRQGFTSVPSQGGSTLGMSSRHNSVRQYTLGEFAREQERLHQEMLREHLREEKLNSLKLKMTKNGTVESEEASTLTVDDISDDDIDLDNTEVDEYFFLQPLPTKKRRALLRASGVKKIDVEEKHELRAIRLSREDCGCDCRVFCDPETCTCSLAGIKCQVDRMSFPCGCTKEGCSNTAGRIEFNPIRVRTHFLHTIMKLELEKNREQQLPTLNGCHGEMSAHSSSVGPASHSVEYSIADSFEIDTDPQAAVLHLQSAEELDCQGEEEEEDEEEEEDGSSFCSGVTDSSTQSLAPSESDEEEEEEEDEEEEDEEDDDEKGDSFVEGLGTTHAEVVPLPSVLCYSDGTAVHESHAKNASFYTNSSTLYYQIDSHIPGTPSQISENYSERDTVKNGTLSLVPYTMTPEQFVDYARQAEEAYGTSHYPAANPSVIVCCSSSENDSGVPCNSLYPEHRSNHPPMEFHSYLKGPSQEGFVSTLNGDSHISEHPAENSLSLAEKSRLHEECIKSPVVETVPV